One Cupriavidus taiwanensis DNA window includes the following coding sequences:
- a CDS encoding AMP-binding protein produces the protein MARQASAASVVHGGATVGQLYTAALRARPGVPAVVGDDVTLSYEALAQQSARIARLFAARGLARQDVVAFLVGNRAEAVAAIIAAQLAGLKAVSLHPMAAQADHAFVLEDAGVQALVVDNARFGERARALAAGTPLQLLPLDDGEFGPGLARAAAAFDGAPVVPGDDPTEISKLSYTGGTTGRSKGILHTHRTSVTMLQYMLATYEWPAQVRYLVTTPISHASGSLFLPTLLRGGTIYLCDKFSPADFLRRVAEHRINLTFLVPTQIYGLLDCDGLDTADLSSLELVLYGAAPIAPVRLAEALRRIGPVFGQIYGQAEAPMCVSYLSPRDHDPDHPERLRSCGKVIPGNQVRLLDAQLREVAPGEVGELCVRGPLVMEGYLNRPEEDAKVFAGDWLHTGDMARCDSEGFLYLVDRAKDMIISGGFNVYPSEVEHCLALHPAIAMSAVIGVPDPKWGEAVTAVVVARPGTALTEADVIAHVTRHKGVVNAPKQVVFADALPLTALGKIDRKAIRGRYWGGQERQVA, from the coding sequence ATGGCCCGTCAGGCTTCGGCGGCTTCGGTCGTCCACGGCGGTGCGACCGTCGGCCAGCTCTATACCGCGGCGCTGCGCGCGCGGCCTGGCGTACCCGCCGTCGTGGGCGACGACGTCACGCTGAGCTATGAAGCGCTGGCGCAGCAAAGCGCGCGCATCGCACGGCTGTTTGCCGCGCGCGGGCTGGCGCGCCAGGATGTGGTGGCCTTCCTGGTCGGCAATCGCGCCGAGGCCGTCGCGGCCATCATCGCCGCGCAACTGGCCGGACTGAAGGCCGTGTCGCTGCACCCGATGGCGGCGCAGGCGGACCATGCCTTCGTGCTGGAAGACGCGGGCGTGCAGGCGCTGGTGGTCGACAACGCGCGCTTCGGCGAGCGGGCCCGCGCGCTCGCCGCTGGCACCCCGCTGCAGTTGCTGCCGCTGGACGACGGCGAGTTCGGCCCCGGCCTGGCCCGCGCCGCGGCGGCCTTCGACGGCGCCCCCGTGGTCCCCGGCGATGATCCGACCGAGATCAGCAAGCTGTCGTACACCGGCGGCACCACCGGGCGCTCGAAAGGCATCCTGCATACCCACCGCACCTCGGTCACGATGCTGCAGTACATGCTCGCGACCTACGAATGGCCGGCACAGGTGCGCTACCTGGTCACCACGCCGATCTCGCACGCGTCCGGCAGCCTGTTCCTGCCGACGCTGCTGCGCGGCGGCACCATCTACCTGTGCGACAAGTTCAGCCCGGCGGATTTCCTGCGCCGCGTCGCCGAGCACCGCATCAACCTGACCTTCCTGGTACCCACGCAGATCTACGGGCTGCTCGATTGCGACGGTTTGGACACGGCCGACCTGTCCAGCCTGGAACTGGTGCTCTACGGCGCCGCGCCGATCGCACCGGTGCGCCTGGCCGAAGCGCTGCGCCGCATCGGCCCGGTGTTCGGGCAGATCTACGGCCAGGCCGAAGCGCCGATGTGCGTCAGCTACCTGAGCCCGCGCGACCACGACCCGGACCACCCCGAGCGCCTGCGCTCGTGCGGCAAGGTGATCCCGGGCAACCAGGTCCGGCTGCTCGACGCGCAGCTGCGCGAAGTCGCGCCGGGCGAGGTGGGCGAGCTGTGCGTGCGCGGCCCGCTGGTGATGGAGGGCTACCTGAACCGGCCGGAAGAAGACGCCAAAGTCTTTGCCGGCGACTGGCTCCATACCGGCGACATGGCACGCTGCGACAGCGAAGGCTTCCTGTACCTGGTCGACCGCGCCAAGGACATGATCATCAGCGGCGGCTTCAACGTCTACCCGAGCGAAGTCGAGCATTGCCTGGCGCTGCATCCGGCCATCGCCATGTCAGCGGTGATCGGCGTGCCCGACCCCAAGTGGGGCGAGGCCGTGACCGCCGTGGTGGTGGCCCGCCCGGGCACTGCTCTGACCGAGGCCGACGTGATCGCGCACGTGACGCGCCACAAG